Proteins from one Listeria weihenstephanensis genomic window:
- a CDS encoding SpaA isopeptide-forming pilin-related protein codes for MNQMNINKMKVIGSLLVLCISLLLPSIQVFAEELNLDTKTGYNYTGINPDGKTITDINLERMKLDGFDVFCIEHGKYATDGDVYQSATYNGSHKELLSKIAYFGFTNTDQTNYDYAVAQLMIWETLGDQYQSSTIPNYAQRKGEIMKLINRYNTDPSFANKTYTVNVGETLVIEDSHTVLSDMQLASIPKNLKVEKDGNKLKITATSDSQSGVVSLQKVANNKIGTSIVYTKPDRQALAKFQLEDKGEASFSVDVRHRGDLEVMKIDEDTKKPLANAKIKFQYGSTTKDVVTGKDGMAKIEGILEGTEVTVSEVTAPNGYVNKGELLKAVIKPNSCVTLTLNNKEQLGTVNIVKTGEEFGATMPNSFYSLENATFGVFTDKDVRVGTIKTDLKGHGALSDLKLGNYYLLEEMAPNGFKISTEKISFVLAYAGQNVEVASTSVAITNEEQKGIAVLIKEDSGTGAIPQGAATLDGAVYELHRASNDELVDTVIIEAGRAQVENLILDDYYWLEKQAPIGYQLDTKKHAFTIAYAGEKVETAIQETVVKEDIILGSFDIIKFGNYDWKNSLIQYLKGENPAILPLENVEFTVISRTTNAVVQVGITNVEGYVSFKDLPYDTYTVKETTTPEGYKVSNDFDVTISEHGQTHHYAVENKVIEERIKVVKYDLATGETIPRTGAGFQIRNVGTGELVQLPNVDSDGLTDTFYTNSEGFLQLSKALGYGNYELSEVQAPEGYMLSAEKVSFTVDGSHGGLIVIRFGDQAIPKITENLVETGQPLFSHIAMGATLTLASLLTIWRVRKA; via the coding sequence ATGAACCAAATGAATATCAATAAAATGAAAGTTATCGGGAGTTTGCTTGTGCTGTGCATAAGCTTACTTCTCCCAAGCATCCAAGTTTTTGCTGAGGAATTGAATTTAGATACAAAAACGGGATACAACTATACTGGTATTAATCCCGATGGAAAAACGATTACAGATATCAATTTAGAACGTATGAAATTAGATGGATTTGACGTTTTTTGTATTGAACATGGGAAATACGCGACGGACGGGGATGTATATCAGTCTGCTACCTATAACGGTAGTCACAAAGAGTTGCTCTCTAAAATTGCGTATTTTGGTTTTACGAATACTGATCAAACAAACTATGACTATGCTGTAGCACAGTTGATGATTTGGGAAACGCTGGGAGACCAATACCAATCATCAACTATTCCTAATTATGCACAAAGAAAAGGTGAGATTATGAAGCTAATTAATCGTTATAATACAGACCCGTCTTTTGCGAATAAGACGTATACCGTAAATGTTGGGGAGACGCTTGTGATTGAAGACAGTCATACAGTACTATCTGATATGCAACTGGCATCCATTCCTAAAAACCTAAAAGTGGAGAAAGACGGAAACAAGCTGAAAATTACGGCTACATCGGATTCTCAATCGGGCGTTGTGAGCCTGCAAAAAGTGGCGAACAATAAGATAGGGACATCGATAGTATACACAAAGCCTGACCGACAAGCACTAGCAAAATTTCAACTAGAAGATAAAGGTGAAGCTAGCTTTTCAGTTGATGTTCGTCATCGTGGGGATCTTGAAGTCATGAAAATTGATGAAGATACAAAAAAACCACTTGCGAATGCAAAAATCAAATTTCAATACGGTTCAACAACGAAAGACGTTGTTACTGGAAAAGATGGTATGGCTAAGATTGAGGGCATTTTGGAAGGCACCGAAGTAACTGTGAGTGAAGTCACTGCACCAAATGGATATGTGAATAAGGGTGAATTACTAAAAGCAGTGATTAAGCCAAACTCTTGTGTCACGTTGACATTGAATAACAAAGAGCAATTAGGAACAGTCAATATCGTAAAAACAGGTGAAGAATTTGGAGCAACCATGCCGAATTCTTTTTATTCGCTTGAAAATGCGACATTTGGAGTGTTTACAGATAAAGACGTACGTGTAGGTACTATTAAAACAGATTTAAAAGGGCACGGAGCTCTAAGTGACTTGAAGTTAGGCAACTATTACTTGCTTGAAGAAATGGCGCCAAATGGCTTTAAAATCAGCACAGAGAAGATATCATTTGTATTGGCTTATGCGGGACAAAATGTCGAAGTGGCATCCACATCAGTAGCCATCACCAATGAGGAGCAAAAAGGGATTGCCGTGTTAATCAAAGAAGATAGCGGGACGGGAGCTATTCCGCAGGGAGCTGCCACGTTAGATGGTGCAGTATATGAATTACATCGCGCATCTAATGATGAGTTAGTGGACACGGTGATTATTGAAGCTGGTCGAGCGCAAGTAGAAAATCTAATCTTAGATGATTATTACTGGCTTGAGAAGCAAGCACCGATTGGTTATCAGTTAGATACGAAAAAACACGCCTTTACAATCGCCTATGCTGGTGAAAAAGTAGAAACCGCCATTCAAGAAACTGTTGTAAAGGAAGATATCATTCTTGGTAGCTTTGACATCATTAAATTCGGTAACTACGACTGGAAGAATAGCTTGATTCAATATCTAAAGGGTGAAAATCCAGCTATCCTCCCACTAGAAAATGTTGAATTCACGGTTATTAGTCGTACAACAAACGCAGTTGTACAAGTTGGTATCACAAATGTTGAGGGTTATGTGTCATTCAAGGACTTGCCATACGACACATACACCGTCAAAGAAACCACAACGCCCGAGGGTTACAAAGTGTCCAATGATTTTGACGTGACTATATCAGAACATGGACAGACACATCATTATGCGGTCGAAAATAAAGTAATTGAAGAGCGAATAAAAGTCGTGAAGTATGATTTAGCAACGGGTGAAACGATTCCGCGAACTGGTGCAGGATTTCAAATTCGAAATGTAGGAACGGGAGAACTCGTACAACTACCGAATGTAGATTCTGACGGACTTACAGACACGTTTTATACAAATAGTGAGGGATTTTTACAACTGTCAAAAGCGCTAGGTTACGGAAACTATGAACTTAGTGAAGTGCAAGCGCCAGAGGGTTATATGCTGTCTGCTGAAAAAGTAAGTTTTACAGTAGATGGAAGCCATGGTGGACTGATTGTCATCCGTTTTGGTGACCAAGCGATCCCTAAGATTACTGAAAATTTAGTGGAAACAGGACAGCCGTTATTTTCGCATATCGCAATGGGAGCAACACTTACACTGGCGAGTTTGCTCACGATCTGGCGAGTACGGAAAGCATAA
- a CDS encoding MSCRAMM family protein, producing the protein MNFLKNKVQQVKIIAIMLVTMILINLLQPLDAMAASLQLDETGYNYTGISFTHGKKLENKIIWNMKMDGADVFCVDSGAHANTETGYNPETYVSDKKDLLSKIAYYGFSQTDQSYKEFATTQLLIWEVLGEQLEWTSLPNYWSDREVILAKVEKHDTQPSWDNQTITLIEGQELVLEDANKVADWLSITNNATGISVTKDGHKLKLKADKNAKSGEIAFAKVPDTAIGTSIIYNKADRQSLVKFHLQDTASAQLKVNVKKLGGVKVKKIDEKTNQALPNTTIKFEYNNTSKEVVTDENGVAELLDIPEGTEVKVSELLAPTNYHNFGESQIITIKANETMELIFNNKEQLGTVSLSKIGQAFGTEMPNEHYSLLGAVYGIYDASDVRVGELITDEMGKAKSTALPLGKYYLLEEKAPLGYLLSEEKLDFDLEYAGQDVAVTDTQMQATDVEQKGTAKLIKEDAETGITPQGKATLDGAVYELYRAADDSLVETVTIKDGQAQVENLMLDNYYWLEKQAPTGYQLDTEKHAFDLVYKSDATTASETITVKEKVIKEKMKVIKCDETTKEAIKDNPAIFKLKDMQTGEFVEQEGKSEFSTDKSGEFTTGNLPYGDYELVETTAPTNYQLTNKPIQVTIDGTHNGIVEVKVLNTKKPTPLLKKANPEKVEPVKALKVTESKPLPLLGDNGGIALLLVGLGLIVTSLSMYWSKHKKQKK; encoded by the coding sequence ATGAACTTTCTGAAAAATAAGGTACAACAAGTAAAAATAATCGCCATTATGTTGGTGACGATGATTTTGATTAATTTATTACAACCACTGGATGCGATGGCAGCATCGTTGCAACTGGACGAGACAGGCTACAATTATACAGGAATTAGTTTTACGCATGGGAAGAAATTAGAGAACAAGATTATCTGGAATATGAAGATGGATGGGGCGGATGTGTTTTGTGTGGATTCTGGCGCACACGCTAATACAGAAACGGGATATAATCCTGAGACGTATGTAAGTGATAAGAAGGATTTGCTATCTAAAATTGCTTATTACGGATTTTCGCAAACGGATCAAAGCTATAAAGAATTTGCGACCACGCAATTATTGATTTGGGAAGTCCTTGGTGAGCAATTGGAATGGACATCGTTGCCAAATTACTGGTCGGATAGAGAGGTTATTTTAGCGAAGGTGGAGAAGCATGATACACAACCTTCTTGGGATAATCAAACTATCACTTTAATTGAAGGGCAAGAGTTGGTGTTGGAGGATGCGAATAAAGTTGCGGATTGGTTGAGTATAACAAATAATGCGACTGGAATCAGCGTAACTAAGGATGGACATAAACTAAAATTGAAAGCTGATAAAAATGCCAAATCAGGAGAAATCGCTTTTGCTAAAGTTCCTGACACGGCAATTGGCACGTCAATTATCTATAACAAAGCGGATCGTCAAAGTCTTGTAAAATTTCATTTGCAAGATACAGCAAGTGCACAATTGAAAGTGAATGTGAAAAAACTCGGTGGTGTGAAAGTTAAGAAAATCGATGAGAAAACGAATCAAGCGTTGCCAAATACAACGATAAAATTTGAGTATAATAATACATCAAAGGAAGTCGTAACAGATGAAAATGGCGTTGCGGAATTACTCGACATACCAGAGGGTACAGAAGTGAAAGTTTCGGAGTTATTGGCACCAACGAACTATCATAATTTTGGTGAGAGCCAAATAATTACGATTAAAGCGAATGAGACTATGGAGCTTATTTTTAACAATAAGGAACAGCTTGGAACAGTGTCCTTATCAAAAATTGGACAAGCGTTTGGTACAGAAATGCCAAATGAACATTATAGTTTGCTAGGGGCGGTTTACGGGATTTATGATGCCTCAGATGTCCGTGTTGGAGAGCTGATAACGGATGAGATGGGAAAAGCAAAATCCACAGCATTGCCATTAGGGAAGTATTATTTACTGGAGGAAAAAGCACCACTTGGTTATCTGTTAAGTGAAGAAAAACTAGACTTTGATTTAGAGTACGCGGGACAGGATGTTGCGGTCACAGATACTCAAATGCAGGCAACAGATGTGGAGCAAAAAGGTACAGCTAAATTAATAAAAGAAGATGCTGAAACTGGAATTACTCCACAAGGAAAAGCGACACTGGATGGGGCTGTTTATGAACTATATCGCGCAGCAGATGACAGCCTAGTTGAAACAGTCACAATCAAAGACGGGCAAGCGCAGGTGGAAAATCTTATGCTAGATAATTACTACTGGCTAGAAAAACAAGCACCAACTGGTTACCAATTGGACACGGAAAAACATGCTTTTGATTTAGTGTACAAAAGTGATGCAACGACTGCGAGTGAAACCATCACGGTTAAGGAAAAAGTCATCAAAGAAAAAATGAAAGTGATCAAATGCGATGAAACTACAAAAGAGGCAATCAAGGATAATCCTGCGATATTTAAATTAAAGGATATGCAAACAGGTGAATTCGTGGAGCAAGAAGGTAAATCTGAATTTAGTACCGACAAGTCGGGTGAATTTACAACAGGTAATTTACCGTACGGTGATTATGAGTTAGTGGAGACAACGGCACCAACAAACTATCAACTAACGAATAAGCCAATACAAGTTACTATTGATGGGACACATAATGGCATAGTAGAAGTGAAAGTTTTGAATACGAAAAAACCTACGCCATTGCTGAAAAAAGCGAACCCAGAAAAAGTAGAGCCTGTAAAAGCATTGAAAGTCACAGAATCCAAGCCACTGCCATTGCTCGGAGATAATGGAGGAATCGCTTTGTTATTAGTAGGTTTAGGACTTATTGTAACAAGCTTATCCATGTATTGGAGTAAACATAAGAAGCAAAAGAAATGA
- the rlmD gene encoding 23S rRNA (uracil(1939)-C(5))-methyltransferase RlmD, translated as MGAPVSKNECLDVVFEDLTHDGNAVAKIDGYPIFVPQGLPEEKAQIKVIKTNKNYGFGKIIELTQESADRVRPPCAVYSQCGGCQLQHLSYDGQLRVKQKQVAQVMRRIGKQDVEVLPTLGMAEPWRYRNKAQVPVGFVNGKLVAGFYQQRSHQIIDMDTCLIQQEQNDAAIQIARGIFAKYHIEPYDEKTRKGVLRHLMTRFATTTGELMLVIVTTKPNFPNKDQIVAELQTEIPGLTSLVQNVNMANTNVIFGERTDVLWGREYIMDTIHGISFAISARSFYQVNPEQTEVLYAEALRLAGLTGDETVIDAYCGIGSISLCLAKEAKHVYGVEIVPQAIEDARANAKLNKMENVTFEVGKAEEVIPAWFKQGIVADVLVVDPPRKGCDEALLETILKMKPKRVVYVSCNPSTLARDMLVLTDGGYKATVVQPVDMFPHTTHVECVTVLQRQNC; from the coding sequence ATGGGTGCTCCAGTGAGTAAGAATGAGTGTTTAGATGTTGTTTTTGAAGATTTAACGCATGATGGTAATGCGGTTGCTAAGATAGATGGTTATCCGATTTTTGTGCCGCAGGGTTTGCCTGAAGAGAAGGCGCAGATTAAAGTTATTAAAACGAATAAAAACTACGGATTTGGCAAAATTATTGAGTTGACGCAGGAAAGTGCGGATCGTGTGCGGCCTCCTTGTGCGGTTTATTCGCAATGCGGTGGTTGTCAGTTGCAGCATTTGAGTTATGATGGGCAATTGCGGGTGAAGCAAAAACAAGTGGCGCAAGTGATGAGGCGGATTGGGAAACAGGACGTGGAAGTGTTGCCGACGCTTGGTATGGCGGAGCCTTGGCGGTATCGGAATAAGGCGCAAGTTCCAGTTGGGTTTGTGAATGGGAAATTGGTCGCGGGATTTTATCAGCAGCGGTCACATCAGATTATTGATATGGATACGTGTTTGATTCAACAGGAGCAAAATGATGCGGCGATTCAGATTGCGCGGGGTATTTTTGCGAAATATCATATCGAGCCTTACGATGAAAAGACGCGAAAAGGTGTGTTACGGCATTTGATGACGCGATTTGCGACCACGACGGGTGAATTGATGCTTGTCATCGTGACAACGAAGCCGAATTTCCCGAATAAGGATCAGATTGTGGCGGAATTACAAACGGAGATTCCGGGATTGACATCGCTTGTTCAAAATGTGAATATGGCGAATACGAATGTTATTTTTGGCGAGCGGACGGATGTTTTATGGGGACGCGAGTATATTATGGACACGATTCATGGGATTTCTTTTGCGATTTCTGCGCGGTCATTTTATCAGGTGAATCCAGAACAGACGGAAGTTTTGTATGCGGAGGCGCTTCGTTTGGCAGGGCTTACGGGGGATGAAACAGTCATTGATGCGTATTGCGGAATTGGCTCGATATCGCTGTGCTTGGCGAAAGAAGCGAAGCATGTATATGGCGTGGAGATTGTGCCACAAGCGATTGAGGACGCACGCGCGAATGCTAAATTGAACAAAATGGAGAACGTCACGTTTGAAGTTGGGAAAGCAGAAGAAGTGATTCCGGCTTGGTTTAAGCAGGGAATTGTGGCGGATGTGCTTGTGGTTGATCCACCGCGCAAAGGCTGTGACGAGGCGCTACTTGAGACGATTCTGAAAATGAAGCCGAAGCGTGTGGTCTATGTGTCTTGTAACCCATCGACATTGGCGCGAGATATGTTGGTGCTCACAGACGGTGGATACAAAGCAACCGTGGTGCAGCCAGTAGATATGTTCCCTCACACGACGCATGTGGAGTGTGTAACGGTGCTACAAAGACAAAACTGCTAG
- a CDS encoding diacylglycerol kinase — translation MQKRARVIYNPTSGREIIKKNLADVLTILENAGYITSAHATTPAENDAKNEARQAVEDRYDLIVAAGGDGTINEVINGIAEQDYRPKVGIIPTGTTNDFARALKIPRDVIKATEIIAKGGSVAMDIGKANDTYFINIGGGGRLTELTYDVPSRLKTMLGQLAYYLKGIEMLPSLKATQVKVEYDDGVFEGEAMFFLLGLTNSIGGFEKIAPDAKLDDGKFSLIIVKKVNLPEFIRLVTLALRGDHIKEPNVIYVKSEKVIVNSDDQMLINLDGELGGETPMAFQNLKQHISFFANVAEIPASDLNNKQMEMID, via the coding sequence ATGCAAAAGAGAGCGCGAGTTATCTATAACCCAACGTCGGGCAGAGAAATCATCAAGAAGAATTTAGCTGATGTATTGACAATACTTGAGAATGCGGGATATATAACGAGTGCCCATGCAACAACACCAGCTGAGAATGATGCAAAAAATGAGGCGCGCCAAGCAGTAGAAGATCGTTATGATTTAATTGTTGCAGCAGGTGGAGACGGGACGATCAATGAGGTTATTAATGGAATCGCGGAACAGGATTATCGGCCGAAAGTGGGAATTATCCCGACTGGAACGACGAATGATTTTGCGAGAGCTTTAAAAATTCCGCGTGATGTGATAAAAGCGACGGAAATCATCGCTAAGGGTGGCAGTGTGGCGATGGATATCGGAAAAGCTAACGACACCTATTTTATTAATATCGGTGGTGGTGGACGCCTTACTGAGCTGACGTATGATGTGCCAAGTCGTCTCAAAACGATGTTAGGGCAGTTGGCATATTATTTAAAGGGTATTGAGATGTTGCCTTCTTTAAAAGCAACACAGGTCAAGGTGGAATATGATGACGGCGTGTTTGAAGGAGAAGCAATGTTTTTCCTGCTCGGTTTGACGAATTCTATTGGCGGTTTTGAAAAAATTGCGCCGGATGCAAAATTGGATGATGGTAAGTTTTCATTAATTATCGTCAAAAAAGTAAATTTGCCCGAGTTTATTAGACTGGTAACACTGGCTCTACGTGGTGATCATATTAAAGAACCGAATGTGATTTATGTGAAATCAGAGAAAGTTATTGTTAATTCAGATGATCAGATGTTGATTAATTTGGACGGCGAGTTGGGTGGGGAAACACCGATGGCTTTCCAAAACTTGAAGCAACATATTTCCTTTTTCGCGAATGTAGCGGAGATTCCTGCTTCTGATTTAAATAATAAACAGATGGAAATGATTGACTAA
- a CDS encoding ISL3 family transposase, producing the protein MPDHFIIQLIGLENKNIQLLDYSIENHICHIHIQLKRKKHACPSCKTRTDRIKDYRTHTFQHLKVAEKRVYVHYRKRRYACSCGKSFDEKNQGLVARYQRFSTSWHQAALFHSISAPSFTYTARTFGTTAPKIMRLFDARTEAFSTPPVALPKVIAIDEFKGDTDKGKFQLIIADPMTRRPIDILENRRAKTIQRYLRERGHQVEMVIMDLSSTFKNAVQQALDKPVIIADSFHFSRYIYWALNKVRVRVQQRFSEKDRKHGKRIQKLLFKRSHKLDTAQKSIIRRYLSLHPDLQTAYTIKEAYQAWFDANKAQERRDVRQSLHDFYQLVQDKQLPEFIKAIGTFRRWETEIINAFIYPHLSNGFVEGINNRTKVIKRTSYGYQNFSRFRAKILAQHFIKNFDISVG; encoded by the coding sequence ATGCCAGACCATTTTATCATACAACTCATCGGTTTAGAAAATAAAAACATCCAACTTCTTGATTATTCGATTGAAAATCATATCTGCCACATTCATATCCAACTAAAACGAAAAAAACATGCCTGCCCCTCTTGTAAAACACGGACAGATCGCATTAAAGACTATCGTACGCACACTTTCCAACATCTAAAAGTCGCAGAAAAACGTGTCTATGTGCACTATCGAAAACGCAGATATGCTTGTTCCTGCGGAAAATCATTTGATGAAAAAAATCAAGGACTTGTGGCACGCTATCAGCGTTTTTCGACATCTTGGCATCAAGCAGCCCTTTTCCATAGTATCTCTGCCCCCTCCTTTACCTATACTGCCAGAACGTTTGGAACCACCGCACCTAAAATTATGCGCCTATTCGACGCGCGTACAGAAGCCTTTTCCACGCCTCCCGTCGCTCTTCCTAAAGTCATCGCTATCGATGAGTTCAAGGGAGATACCGACAAAGGCAAATTCCAACTCATTATCGCTGACCCCATGACTCGTCGCCCCATTGATATCTTAGAAAACCGTCGCGCCAAAACCATTCAACGTTATTTAAGAGAACGCGGGCATCAGGTAGAGATGGTTATCATGGATTTGAGCTCGACCTTCAAAAACGCTGTGCAACAAGCTCTTGACAAACCAGTTATTATTGCCGATTCTTTCCACTTCTCTCGCTACATCTATTGGGCGCTGAATAAAGTCCGCGTTCGTGTCCAACAGCGTTTTTCAGAAAAAGATCGAAAACACGGGAAACGGATACAAAAACTCCTTTTCAAGCGATCTCATAAGCTGGATACAGCGCAAAAAAGCATCATTCGCCGTTACTTAAGCTTGCACCCTGATCTACAAACCGCCTACACCATCAAGGAAGCCTATCAGGCTTGGTTTGATGCCAATAAAGCACAAGAACGCCGCGACGTTCGTCAATCCTTACACGATTTCTATCAACTCGTACAAGACAAACAGCTTCCAGAATTCATAAAAGCTATCGGTACTTTCCGACGCTGGGAAACAGAAATCATCAATGCCTTCATTTACCCACATCTGTCCAATGGTTTCGTAGAAGGAATTAACAACCGAACCAAGGTCATCAAGCGTACTTCTTATGGCTATCAAAACTTTTCACGGTTCCGCGCCAAAATACTTGCCCAGCACTTTATCAAAAATTTTGACATTTCTGTAGGCTAA
- the gatB gene encoding Asp-tRNA(Asn)/Glu-tRNA(Gln) amidotransferase subunit GatB, translating into MNFETVIGLEVHVELKTESKIFSPAPAHFGAEPNTNTHVVDLGMPGVLPVLNKKAVEYGMKAAMAINCEIAEHTKFDRKNYFYPDNPKAYQISQFDKPIGEHGWIDVEVNGEKKRIGVTRLHLEEDAGKNTHTSHGYSLVDLNRQGTPLVEIVSEPDMRTADEAYAYLEKIKSIIQYTGVSDVKMEEGSMRCDANISIRPVGQEEFGVKTELKNLNSFTNVRKGIEYEIKRQAEVLMAGGIIEQETRRFEEATGKTTLMRIKEGSDDYRYFPEPDLVDLYIDDAWKERIRAEIPELPDKRQVRYVADLGLPAYDAMVLTLTKEMSDFFEATIQAGADAKQTSNWLMGEVSAYLNAEQQELTDTKLTPENLAGMIGLIEKGTISSKIAKKVFRELITNGGDAEEVVKAKGLIQISDAGELRSIISGILDQNEQSVTDFKNGKDRAVGFLVGQVMKATKGQANPSMVNEILVDEMNKR; encoded by the coding sequence ATGAATTTTGAAACAGTAATCGGGCTTGAGGTCCATGTAGAATTGAAAACAGAATCCAAAATATTTTCGCCGGCACCTGCCCACTTTGGCGCTGAGCCGAATACGAATACACATGTGGTCGACCTTGGAATGCCAGGCGTCTTGCCAGTTTTGAATAAAAAAGCAGTGGAATACGGTATGAAAGCAGCGATGGCAATCAACTGTGAAATCGCAGAACATACGAAATTTGACCGTAAAAACTATTTCTATCCAGATAATCCGAAAGCGTACCAAATCTCGCAATTCGATAAACCAATCGGCGAACATGGCTGGATTGATGTGGAAGTAAATGGTGAGAAGAAACGTATCGGTGTTACACGTCTTCACTTAGAAGAAGATGCTGGTAAAAATACGCATACATCGCACGGTTACTCACTTGTTGACCTTAACCGTCAAGGTACACCGCTCGTTGAAATCGTATCGGAACCAGATATGCGCACAGCAGACGAAGCTTATGCGTACCTTGAAAAAATCAAATCAATCATCCAATATACGGGCGTTTCTGACGTGAAAATGGAAGAAGGATCGATGCGTTGTGATGCAAATATCTCAATTCGTCCCGTTGGCCAAGAAGAATTTGGTGTGAAAACGGAACTTAAAAACTTGAACTCTTTCACAAATGTGCGTAAAGGTATCGAATATGAAATCAAACGTCAAGCAGAAGTATTGATGGCTGGTGGCATTATTGAGCAAGAAACACGCCGTTTTGAAGAAGCAACAGGGAAAACAACATTGATGCGTATTAAAGAAGGTTCCGATGATTATCGTTATTTCCCAGAGCCAGATTTGGTGGATTTATATATTGATGATGCTTGGAAAGAACGCATTCGTGCTGAAATTCCTGAGCTTCCAGATAAACGCCAAGTGCGCTACGTAGCTGATCTTGGTTTGCCAGCGTATGACGCGATGGTATTAACGCTAACAAAAGAGATGTCCGATTTCTTTGAAGCGACAATCCAAGCAGGGGCGGATGCGAAACAAACGTCTAACTGGTTAATGGGTGAAGTTTCTGCCTATCTAAACGCAGAACAACAAGAGCTTACTGATACGAAATTAACACCTGAAAATCTTGCTGGTATGATTGGCTTGATTGAAAAAGGTACCATTTCATCTAAAATCGCCAAAAAAGTGTTCCGTGAGTTAATTACAAATGGTGGGGACGCTGAGGAAGTAGTGAAAGCAAAAGGCTTGATTCAAATTTCTGATGCCGGTGAGCTAAGAAGTATTATTTCTGGTATCTTAGATCAAAATGAACAATCCGTTACAGATTTCAAAAACGGAAAAGATCGCGCCGTCGGATTCCTAGTTGGTCAAGTAATGAAAGCAACAAAAGGCCAAGCAAATCCATCGATGGTAAACGAAATTTTAGTAGATGAAATGAATAAACGCTAA